AGAACCGGAACGGGTTCCGATAGTCAGTTCCTTTCCTGATTCTTTATAAGAAAGCGGAATCGTACTGTATTCACCTTTTTCATAGGCATAAGTCACCCCATTATCCTCATACAAGGAGAAAGAGGCATCGGCACCGGTATACACGTAGACCGTCAGGTCTTTTTGTTCTTCGGCAGTCGACTGGATCAGTTTACCTGCAGGGATAATGGAGCCGCCGCGTACAAATAATGGCATTTGTTCATACGGAGCAGCAACAGTGCGGGAAGTTCCTCCGGTCATACTTTTACCGGTATAGTAATCGTACCAGACTCCGGCAGGGAAATAGACCTCCCGGTCCCGTTTCTTGTACTGATGAACCGGACAAGCCATAAAGGCCGGACCGAACATAAACTGGTCATCAATAGTATAGGTCTTCTTATCTTCCGCATAATCCATCACCAGGGCACGCATGATCGTATAGTCATTGAAATAGGTCATACCTGCCAGACTATAGATATAAGGCATCAGGCGATATCGTAATTCGGTATAATATTTCATTGACTTGTAGGTAGGCGTTCCTTCCGGTGCGATATTATAGATTTCCCGGCACGGATACTGACCATGGCTACGGAACAACGGGCAGAATGCACCGAACTGATACCAACGGGTATTCAATTCGCGCCATTCGTTCAGGTCTTCGCTTCCTTCTTCCGCGTGCTCATAACGTTTCTCCACACAGAATCCGCCGATATCCATCGTCCAGTAAGGGACACCCGACATCGCAAAGTTCAAACCGGCACTTATCTGAGCTTTCATATCTTCCCAACGGGTACCGATATCACCGCTCCAGGTAGCTGTCGAATACCGCTGCTGTCCGGCAAAACCGGAACGGGTTAACAGGAAAACACGGTTATCCGGGTTTACGCCACGCTGTCCGTCATAGATTGCCTCCGCATTCATCAGGGCATAGGCATTGAAATATTTGGTAGAAGGGCCCAGATAAGTCGGTCCGCACAACTTCTTCCGGTAATTCATATCCGTATTGTCCTGTACATTCGGTTCGGAGGCATCCATCCACCAGGCATCGACACCCAGGCTGTAGAGATGTTCATTCATCTGATTCCAGAACAATTTACGTGCTTCCGGATTGTAGGCGTCATAGAATGAGCCGATATATCCCGGATAGATCCAGTCGCGGATGCTGTCTTTAATCGCTTGCTGATACATAGCTCCCAGTTGGTCCAGTTCCTTGTAATGCTCTGTCGTCATATAAAATTTAGGCCATACGGAGATCATGAAACGGGTATCCTTCTCGTGTATCTCCCTGATCATTCCGGCAGGGTCCGGGAAACGTTCCTTGTCGAATTCATGGCTTCCCCAGGCATCTACCGGCCAATAACTCCAGTCCTGAACGATCACATCCAATGGGACCTGGCGTTTCCGGTATTCATTCAATGCGGTCAGCAATTCATCCTGTGTTTTATAACGCTCACGGCTTAACCAATACCCCATGGCCCATTTAGGCATCACCTGGCTTTTTCCGGTTACGGAACGATATCCACTGATCACCTCATCCATATTTTTACCGTTGATAAAGTAATAGTCGATCTGATCACCCATCTCGCTCCAGAATGCCAAACGGTTCTGTTCGGCCTCGGGTAACGGACTCAGCACCTTCAATCCCAAATAAGAGACACCACCATCCGGAAGCCATTCGACCCGGATCGGATAACGCTTTCCTTTTTCCAGACGAACTTTGGTTTTATAATCGTTCGGGTTCCAGGCAGTACGCCAGCGTTCGGCGACCACTTCTTTCCCATCGATAAAGACTTTCGTATATCCGGCATAATGTAGTTTGAAATGATGTACACCACTTTCTGTTGGTTCTATCTCTCCTTCCCAGGTGGCATAAGCCTCATTGGAAGGAAATTTCTCCGGGAAATTCTTGATCGTTACCAGATCTTCATAATTGATTTTGTCCTCTTTTCGGATCAAAGGTTGTACCGAAGAGGTCCGATCCTTATAATAAGTAGCGGTCAATGCACCGGCCTGCCCTTCCTTATCATACAGTTTAAAGACATCGCCCAGTTCTGCATAGGGGCGTTTATCCCCGAAACGGCTCAGGGAATAGTTATGCCAGAGTATTCCATACCCTTTGGTGGAAACGATAAAAGGAACGCTTACTTTCGTATTGTACTGGAACAGTTCTTCGTTTTTTCCTTTATAATTGAACTCATCGCTCTGATGTTGTCCCAGACCATACAATCCTTCCTCTTCGTCATTTTCAAAAACCTGACGGAACGAATAACCATTGGTTCCTTCCACCCGTACCGGGGTGAATTCTTTCCCACCTCCATTCTGTTCACGGAGGATCAGGTTCCCTGCCTTATCCGTGAACCAAACTTCGCCTGTTCTCTGTAATAGACGAGCCTGTAAGGTAGCTGTTCCAAGCGTGATGGTATCCCCGTTCCGGGTGATCTCAAAAGCAGGGACAGGTAACTGGTGCGTGTCTTTGATCAGATTTACACTTTCTTCAAATATGCCTGTTGGCGATGCCATCACCCGGATTACATCGTCGGTAATCACTTCCAGTTTAACGGCTTTTGTCTCGCCGGAAGTAATAGGGACGATTATTCCATTCTCTGTCTGCCGGACAGCATCCGAATGGCAGGCAGAGAACAACAGCGTTCCGAAGGTAAGACATACAATCGCTTGTTTCATATTCTATCTTATTAGTCTGTCACTTTAAATTTCACTTTTCCTTCCAGGCCGTCGGCTTTCACCTGATGCCCTTTTACAGAGACTGTCAACGGATGAAGCTGATTGTCTGACGGCAGGCAAACCAGTCCGGTTGCTTCGGTTGCATCGGAAGCATAGACTTTCAGTTCGAGCTGGCTCCAATCCATCTCATCTGTATTTTGTGCCAGTTTGATATGTGGCAATACGGAACCGTCACGAACCAGGATCACAGCAGGTATTGTTCCTGTCTGAATAGTATGCCAACCTCCGGCATACGTTTTTCCGGTCTGGTAATCGATCCATTTACCTTCCGGCAGATAGACATCGCGTTCGGAACCGCTTTCCATCATCGGGGCGACCAACATCTGGCTACCGAACAAGTATTCATCTTCAACCAGCCATGCACCGGCATCATGCGGGTATTCCACAAAGAGAGCACGCATCATCGGAAGACCTTTCTCCGTACATTCCTTTGCCTGTGCATAGACATACGGCATCAGTTTATATTTCAATTCCGCATTCTGACGGAAAGCTTTCAGGAATCCTTCATTATACAACCAGGGTTCTGTAGGAGGTGCACCGTGTGCACGGGTGTGAGAGCATAGGAATCCCATCGGCAACCAGCGGCGATAGAGTTCCTCCGGAGTAGATGTTACAAAGCCTCCGATATCATGGCTCCAGAAAGAGAATCCGCTCAAACCGAAGGACAGACCGCCACGCAATGTTCCCAACATACCCATATCTGTATTCTCGGCATCACCACCCCAATGTAACGGGTAACGCTGTGAGCCTGCCCAGGCACTACGCGCCCAGATAATATTTTCGCCATGTACTTCCTTGATAATATCGGCAACAGCCTTATTATATCTCAACGGATAAAGATTATGCTCATAAAACCCGCTTTTACCGGAAGCATAGATGCCATTGAACGGAGCGGCTTCACCGAAATCGACCTTGATAGCGCCTACCCCCATCTTGATCAGGTTGGCCAATTTGTCCTGGTACCACTTAACCGTATTCGGATTGGAGAAATCCAATACAACATCTTCATAAGGAAGTTCTCCTTTACCATTCTTCACATACAGGTCCTTTTCAATCAGCTCGCTAAAGAAACGGTTCTTCGGCGTGAAATAAGGCAACTGCCACAAACAAGTATGGAAGCCTTTCTTTTTCAGATCATCCAACATCAGTTGCGGATCGGAGAAGCGGTTCGGAGCAAACTGGTAATCGCACTGCCAGTCGGTTTCAAACCAGCCGGTATCAAAGTGAATCACATCAGAGGGGATCTTATGTTTACGCAGGTTTTCTGCTACGTCGTATCCGTCTTTTTGTGAGAAATAAGTGATGCGGCTCATCCAGGTTCCGAACGACCACAGAGGCGGCATTCCCGGCTTACCCACAATCTCCGTATATTCATTCAGAATATCTTTCGGTTCTCCGAAGAAAACGAAAAAGTCCATTGTCTCATCACCCATGAATAGCTTATTGACATTGATATTGGTCGCACCAAAGTCGCAAGTCACCGGGGCGGAGGTATGCATGAACATACCATAGCCGCGGTTACTCATAAAGAAGGGAATAGGTTTATATTGCTGGTCGGTTTCAGGTCCTTGGGGGTCGGTTACAAACAGGTGTACTCTCTGTCCCACTTTATTCAGAGGACCGAAAGACTCACCGCAACCGAAAATCTTTTCGTTCGGAGCCAGAGAGAATACCGGATTAATGCTCCGGCTGTTATCCGATCCGCGTTTGATAAAATTGAACGGGACAATCTTAGCCTGGGTCGAGTCGTTATCATGCAATGTACGGGTCTGCGTCATGATCTTGCCATTCGCATCACGCAAAACGATACGCCAGGGGTTCTTTTCAATGGTTATACTGCCGTTGGCATTTGCATATGTCACGGCATTCCCCGTTTCTGTTCCCTTCCAGGAGCTGTCTTTGCCTGGTTCTTTGGCAAGCATCAGGGAGGTTTCATCCTTCGGTTCCACCGGTGTCGTTAACATCCGAACACGGACCGTACGGGGAGAGACAAAGTCGATAGAGAATCTTAATTCGGGATCATTTACATAAGCTGTAAAGGGGAAATCCTGCATTTTCAGGGGTACAGGCAATACTGTATTTGTATTGAACGCCTGGCGGCTTTCCTGCGTGTACCGTTTCCATCGAACGGTACCGCTGGCTTTTGCTACATCAAATGATGACAATTCATCTGCAAAGAAAAAGATGTTGGTGAAATCACCGAAATCGGTGCTCATATCTTTCGCCTGGTTCATCAGATACTGTGAACCCGAATTAATCTGAAGCTGTGCCTGTGACTGCAAAGGTAATCCACCCAAAGCAGCCAAAGTTAATGACAGAAATAATTTCTTATTTTTCATGATCTATCTGTTTTAATATTTGAATACACGGTACGAATGAGGCATAAGTGTCAAGCGGAATCCTTTGAACGAAGTTTCTTCACTCACCGGAACCACAACGGAATCGTCGACAATATCAGTCAGTTGCTTTACTCCCTCATCTGTGATCACCCGGATCGTGACAGGCTCATCATTGAATGATTCCACAATGAATGTCCCGTTATCATAAAGAAACAGGCTCACTTTGGACGGAGCCTCGATACGCACAGGCAGATCCTGGCTCATCACCCGGCGGAATATATTCAGTACGCCTTCGGGAAGATCGTATAGACTTCCCATATCATCCGGAATAGTGATCACGTACAAACTACCTTTCGAATAAAGAGCCCGAAGCAACATCGGATATCCACTGACACCTCCTTTGAGAGGACGCCCGGCACTTGCCAGCTCCCAGGCGTCGTTTGTCTGGTAACGAACCTGAGGAATCAACAGGTCACGACCGGATTTACCCAAAGACCCGAAATCATTCACCAATGCTTTCAGATCTGAACAACGCAATTCAGCAATCTCGGCAATTTGTTCCGGTATAGCTTTCAACAGGTTACTGGTAATCACTATATCTCCGCCTTTCTGTAACTGG
This is a stretch of genomic DNA from Parabacteroides chongii. It encodes these proteins:
- a CDS encoding TIM-barrel domain-containing protein produces the protein MKQAIVCLTFGTLLFSACHSDAVRQTENGIIVPITSGETKAVKLEVITDDVIRVMASPTGIFEESVNLIKDTHQLPVPAFEITRNGDTITLGTATLQARLLQRTGEVWFTDKAGNLILREQNGGGKEFTPVRVEGTNGYSFRQVFENDEEEGLYGLGQHQSDEFNYKGKNEELFQYNTKVSVPFIVSTKGYGILWHNYSLSRFGDKRPYAELGDVFKLYDKEGQAGALTATYYKDRTSSVQPLIRKEDKINYEDLVTIKNFPEKFPSNEAYATWEGEIEPTESGVHHFKLHYAGYTKVFIDGKEVVAERWRTAWNPNDYKTKVRLEKGKRYPIRVEWLPDGGVSYLGLKVLSPLPEAEQNRLAFWSEMGDQIDYYFINGKNMDEVISGYRSVTGKSQVMPKWAMGYWLSRERYKTQDELLTALNEYRKRQVPLDVIVQDWSYWPVDAWGSHEFDKERFPDPAGMIREIHEKDTRFMISVWPKFYMTTEHYKELDQLGAMYQQAIKDSIRDWIYPGYIGSFYDAYNPEARKLFWNQMNEHLYSLGVDAWWMDASEPNVQDNTDMNYRKKLCGPTYLGPSTKYFNAYALMNAEAIYDGQRGVNPDNRVFLLTRSGFAGQQRYSTATWSGDIGTRWEDMKAQISAGLNFAMSGVPYWTMDIGGFCVEKRYEHAEEGSEDLNEWRELNTRWYQFGAFCPLFRSHGQYPCREIYNIAPEGTPTYKSMKYYTELRYRLMPYIYSLAGMTYFNDYTIMRALVMDYAEDKKTYTIDDQFMFGPAFMACPVHQYKKRDREVYFPAGVWYDYYTGKSMTGGTSRTVAAPYEQMPLFVRGGSIIPAGKLIQSTAEEQKDLTVYVYTGADASFSLYEDNGVTYAYEKGEYSTIPLSYKESGKELTIGTRSGSFPEMAMERNIKVIFVTPEYPAGKEVSAVYKGEQLTISLP
- a CDS encoding alpha-xylosidase — protein: MKNKKLFLSLTLAALGGLPLQSQAQLQINSGSQYLMNQAKDMSTDFGDFTNIFFFADELSSFDVAKASGTVRWKRYTQESRQAFNTNTVLPVPLKMQDFPFTAYVNDPELRFSIDFVSPRTVRVRMLTTPVEPKDETSLMLAKEPGKDSSWKGTETGNAVTYANANGSITIEKNPWRIVLRDANGKIMTQTRTLHDNDSTQAKIVPFNFIKRGSDNSRSINPVFSLAPNEKIFGCGESFGPLNKVGQRVHLFVTDPQGPETDQQYKPIPFFMSNRGYGMFMHTSAPVTCDFGATNINVNKLFMGDETMDFFVFFGEPKDILNEYTEIVGKPGMPPLWSFGTWMSRITYFSQKDGYDVAENLRKHKIPSDVIHFDTGWFETDWQCDYQFAPNRFSDPQLMLDDLKKKGFHTCLWQLPYFTPKNRFFSELIEKDLYVKNGKGELPYEDVVLDFSNPNTVKWYQDKLANLIKMGVGAIKVDFGEAAPFNGIYASGKSGFYEHNLYPLRYNKAVADIIKEVHGENIIWARSAWAGSQRYPLHWGGDAENTDMGMLGTLRGGLSFGLSGFSFWSHDIGGFVTSTPEELYRRWLPMGFLCSHTRAHGAPPTEPWLYNEGFLKAFRQNAELKYKLMPYVYAQAKECTEKGLPMMRALFVEYPHDAGAWLVEDEYLFGSQMLVAPMMESGSERDVYLPEGKWIDYQTGKTYAGGWHTIQTGTIPAVILVRDGSVLPHIKLAQNTDEMDWSQLELKVYASDATEATGLVCLPSDNQLHPLTVSVKGHQVKADGLEGKVKFKVTD